The Rhodospirillales bacterium RIFCSPLOWO2_02_FULL_58_16 genome has a window encoding:
- a CDS encoding imidazole glycerol phosphate synthase subunit HisF → MTVRIIPRLEIKGPNLVKGIHFEGLRVLGKPEAFARRYYESGADELIYVDAVASLYGRNSLHDIIKRTAREIFIPLTVGGGIRSLDDIKDVLRAGADKVAINTAAVKRPDLIKEASRKFGSSTIVVSIEAIRLADGRYEAFTDFGRESSGVDAVGWALRAVELGAGELLVTSIANDGAGHGYDIELIRRIAEAVPVPVIAGGGAGNKEHVRQVIAEGEADAVSIASLLHYHLVKTLPLDNEAFVAEGNTEFLRKGGENKKIKDCDLGELKAYLLEKKIDIRPIEEAA, encoded by the coding sequence ATGACGGTTCGGATTATTCCCCGGCTTGAAATCAAAGGCCCGAACTTGGTCAAGGGCATCCATTTCGAGGGGCTGCGCGTACTTGGAAAGCCGGAGGCCTTCGCCCGGCGCTACTACGAATCCGGCGCTGATGAATTGATTTATGTGGACGCAGTGGCGAGCCTGTACGGCCGCAACAGCCTCCACGACATCATCAAACGTACGGCGCGTGAGATATTCATTCCCCTGACCGTCGGCGGCGGCATTCGCTCCCTGGACGACATCAAAGATGTCTTGCGCGCCGGCGCCGACAAGGTGGCGATCAATACGGCGGCCGTTAAAAGACCGGACCTGATCAAGGAGGCCTCCCGCAAATTCGGCTCGTCAACCATCGTCGTATCGATCGAAGCCATCCGTCTTGCCGACGGTCGGTATGAAGCCTTTACCGACTTCGGCCGCGAGAGCAGCGGCGTCGATGCCGTCGGCTGGGCTTTGAGGGCTGTCGAACTGGGAGCCGGAGAACTTCTCGTCACCTCCATCGCCAACGACGGCGCCGGACATGGTTATGATATCGAGCTGATCCGCAGGATCGCCGAGGCGGTTCCGGTGCCGGTCATCGCCGGCGGCGGAGCGGGAAACAAGGAACATGTGCGTCAGGTTATTGCCGAAGGCGAAGCCGACGCGGTAAGCATTGCCTCGCTGCTACATTACCATCTGGTAAAAACCCTGCCGCTCGATAACGAGGCTTTCGTTGCCGAGGGAAATACCGAGTTCCTGCGCAAGGGAGGAGAAAACAAAAAGATAAAAGACTGTGATCTCGGAGAACTCAAGGCGTATTTGCTGGAGAAAAAAATCGACATCCGCCCCATTGAGGAAGCGGCATGA